TAAGCATTGATTACTAACTACCAATAATTAAGGTAATTCCACAGAATTGGGTTTAGCAATATGTGGTAAACCCCAACCGAGTTTTTCCCGCAGAACACGGAAAAATTCCGGTGACTGGAGACGAATAAATCGGGCGCTATAGGGCGATCGCTCTAAATATACCCGATCTTCTGACATTACATAACATCCACCATTGCCATCTACCACCATCACCAATCGCTGAATGTTGACAGGATAGATATTAACTGGTTCACTATCAGGGAATACCAAAGCCCTAGAAGCTAGGGAATGGGGACAAATGGGGACTAACTGCAATACAGGAACACCAGGAGTAATCACTGGACCACCTGCGCTTAATGAATAAGCTGTAGAACCCGTTGGGGTAGAAACAATAATCCCGTCAGCCGCAATATCCACAGGTGAATGTCGTCCTACCGCAATTTCAAAATGGCACATACAAGTTAAAGGTTCTCGATGTAGCACCATTTCATTTAAGCAGAGGGCTTCCCACATCACAGTATCTCCTCGGAGAACTTTGACGGTGAGCATGGCTCTATCTTCAACTTCATATTCACCAGCCATTGCTTGTTCTATGGCTTGGGGCAATTGGTTGAGATAAGTTTCTGTCAAAAATCCCATGTGACCAGTATTAACTGTCAGCATGGGGATACCAGAGGGGGCGACTAGGCGTGATGCTGCTAACACAGTTCCATCTCCCCCTAACACCACGGCAAATTTCATGTCTGAGTCAAAGCCAGGGGGCGTAAGACCTTCAATGGGGGTGTGAAAGACAGGACTATCTGGTTGAGAATAGCCCAATATACCACCGATGCTCGCTGTGATGTACACATCCCAACCAGCAGCAGTAAGTTTGTCTTTTAGTTCAATAGCGACACTACTCGCTATTGGTTTAATATCGTTGTAGATAATGCCTACTTTCGGCACACTCAAATATCCAAGTTTAAGGGATGATTTTTCTGTATCTAATAGTTGCACATTTTTGATTCATGTCACCATTAGTCTTACATTTATTGACTATTGGCTTTGGAAGATGGTTTAAAAGGAGTTTTTTTACTTTTCAGCTTTTTATTTTTGGCTTTCTCATAATCTAACTGTTTCAGCTTGTTCATAATTCGGCTGAAATATTCTTGTAGATATGCTTCCAGGGTGGTAGTTTCTTGTTTATCTAACCCAAAAACAGTATATACTTCGTCCATATTTTCGGCATTTAGAGCTTTACCACCTGCTAAAACTTCTGTAAAGGCTAATCTATCAGCAACATTCCATCCCCATTGAAAGCAGCGCAGTAAACTTTGTACAGTTCGTAGTAAAGCAATGGGCATTCTGGTAACTTTTGCGTCTCTATCAGATAAGCGTTCACAAAGATTAATAATTTCCTCAGCACTCCAAGCGCGAGTTCCCACTAGAGGAAAGGCTTGTTTTTCTGTTGCTGGCACAGTCAAAGCCCGAACAGCAAATTTAGCAATATCCTGAGTGTCCATGTAGCCAATAGGTGAAGATGTCCCTGTCACCCATACTGGTTGTTTTTCTAAAATAGGTACGCCATACTGACCAATTAACCCTTGCATAAATCCAGCTAAACGTAAAATTGTATAGTTTAAACCAGATTCTGCTAAAAATGCTTCTGTACATCGCTTAATTTCCATTAGCGGTACATTGGGGTATTTGTCAGCATCGAGAATTGAAAAGAAGATAAACCTTTCTACACCAGCGGCTTTGGCTGCTTGAATTAATGCTACTTTACCATCCCAATCTACCTCTTTAATAGTCAGGGAATCTGTAGCCCGGGATGTAGAAGCATCAATAACTGCGGTTACATCTGTTAACGCGTCCGTTAGGGTTTGTGGATTACACAAGTTTCCCCGGACCAGTTCTGCACCCCATTCTTTGAGAAAAGCAGCTTTTTTAGGACTGCGAACTAAACAGCGAACTTTGTAACCTTCATCAATTGCCCGACGAGCTACTTGTCTTCCCAAAGTGCCAGTTGCACCAACTATTAATAATGTCATGGGGTTGGTTATATATCTTAATGTTTATGAGAAGAATCTTAACAGAATTAGTTATCTAAATAAAACTTTACATTTTTTTCATAAAATTTGGTAATGGGTAATGGGTAATGGGTAATGGGTAATGGGTAATGGGTAATGGGTAATGGGTAATGGGTAATGGGTAATGGGTAATGGGTAATGGGTAATGGGTAATGGGTAATGGGTAATGGGTAATGGGTAATGGGTAATGGGTAATGGGTAATGGGTAAGAAATAATATATAGTCTTCCCCCATTTCTCCCATCTCCCGTACCCCTAGTATCCTTCTATTCTTCTGCGCCTTGAATTTTGAGTAACAAAGCACCGATTGCCCAACCTACGAAGATTAGACCGAAAGATAGCATCGCTGCATTTAAGATTTCGCCACCCATTTGCTGTAATTCTCCTTATTCTTTGTACACTAGGTCTATAAGAACTCTTGATTAGACCTTTATGAATAATTTTAAACTAATTTAGCCAGGCCAGGCAGATCCCCGAAAGAAGTCGGTGATCTAGTTCCATCCATTCTATCAGGTATAAATTTTATGTATCAAATAAATAAACGTCCCCGTTTGGCACTGACCCTAGGAGATCCTGCCGGTATTGGTTCTGAGGTGATTTTGAAGGCTTTAGCAGATCCAGAAGTTACTCAAAACTGCGATCTGGTGGTGGTAGGTAATAGAAATTTACTCACTAGCAGTTATGAAAATATTAGTAAAAATATTGATAATTCCCTAGCTTTGGTAAATCCTGCTGAGTTGTCTATTGTTGATGTGCCGAATGTTGGTGAAATTATTATTGGTGTAGGTAATGCAGCTAGTGGTGCGGCGAGTTTTGCTTATATGGAATATGCGATCGCTCAAACTTTGGCAGGTGAGTTTGATGGAATTGTTACCGGACCCATTGCTAAATCGGCTTGGAAGGCGGCAGGTTACAATTATCCAGGACAAACGGAACTTTTAGCCGCAAGGGCTGGTGTAGACCGTTTTGGGATGTTGTTTGTAGGGCGATCGCCTTTTACTGGTTGGACACTGCGAGCAATACTAGCCACCACACATATTCCTTTATGTCAAGTAGCTGCTACGTTAACACCGCAGTTATTAACTCAGAAATTAGATTTGTTGATGGAATGTTTAGAGGATGATTTTGGGATTAAAAATGGGAGAATTGCGATCTCCGGTTTAAATCCCCATAGCGGTGAAATGGGACAACTAGGAACAGAAGAAATAGATTGGTTAATTCCCTGGTTGGAGTTAGAACGCCAAAAACGTCCGCATTTCCAGCTAGAAGGACCTATACCCCCAGATACAATGTGGGTTAAACCGGGAATGGCTTGGTATGGTAATTCTCCCATTCAAAATCCGGCTGATGCTTACTTGGCACTTTATCATGATCAAGGTTTAATTCCGGTGAAGTTGATGGCTTTTGATCGGGCTGTCAATACTACTATTGGTTTACCGTTTGTGCGAACTTCTCCAGATCATGGAACAGCTTTTGATATTGCGGGAAAAGGGATTGCTGATGCTACAAGTATGAAAGCAGCAATACAGTTAGCGATGGAGTTGGTGAAGCAGAGATGAAGCTAATATCTATATTAGTTACTTACGAAACATTATTGATAATTTCCTTGACTAATTCTGTCCGATTTGCTCATTGTTGTAATACTTGAATAAATTCATGATCAAAGTAATTTCGATATTTAGCAATGACTAAACATACTTCTTGAGGATCATCATTATGGTTATATTCTACTTGGATTAGTGCTGGTAAAATCTATTTGGTTATCGCGTTGGGGTGGGGGAATTATGCAATTTTGTCAGAATCATGATATCCAGGATTTAAGGATGTACAAAATGGCTTATTAGTGGGTATGAGGATTTTTGGGATTTGAGGAAGGATGTGGGTTGATAGAAGGAAATGATAATGATTTATGACATTTTGGTAATATAATAGAGAGAGTGAACAGGAAAATCTTGAATTTCATTAAGATTGAATAATTCATCAATAACAATCCTGAAAATCCTCAAATCCTGAAAATCCTGATTCTGACAATTAAAACCTGTAACTCACAGATAATTCATCAATAACAATCCTGAAAATCCTCAAATCCTGAAAATCCTGATTCTGACAAAAGGAGAAAAATAAATTATGGGAATTGAAGAATTATTATTACCATTTCGTGAAGAAATATTAAAACTTGCCACTAAATATGGTGCTTATAATTTGCGGGTGTTTGGTTCAGTTGCTAGAGGTGAAGCAACACCAGATAGTGATGTAGATTTTTTAGTAGAATTAAACCCCCAAACCAGTTTATTTGACTATATCAGCTTACAGCAAGATTTAGCATCATTATTAGGAAGAAAAATTGATATTGCTGAACCTGATAATTTACATGAATTAATTAAAGATCAAATATTAAAAGAGGCTGTAATTTTATGAAAAATGAGCGTTTATATCTAAGTAACATTCAGGAATGTATTGAACGTATAGAGGAATATACAAAAGGTGGTAAAGAAGAATTTATGCAAACTAAGATGATTCAAGATGCTGTAATTCGCAATTTTGAAATCATCGGCGAAGCAACAAAAAGATTATCACCTGAGTTAAGAAATAATTATGTTAACGTTCCTTGGCAGCAAATGGCAGGTTTAAGAGATGTTTTAATTCATGACTATTTAAAAGTAAATGTTAATTTAGTTTGGCAAATTATTGAGCAGAATTTATCTGATTTAAAAATCCAAATTATAGCTATTTTAAATGATTTACCTTAACCTTAAATTTCAAGTAAAAAGCTTGATGAATAACAATCCTAAAAATCCTTAAATCCTGATTCTGACAAAAAAAGGGTTTAGCATTGCTAAACCCCTACTACGATATTGTCTTAAATGATTCGGGTTATTCTAATCTTCCAAAGATGACTTAATTACTCATCTTCTCTCAACCCTTCAGGTAAACGAGTGCGAATAATGTTACAAATAGGACGGTCAGAACTATCTATATAAGCAGCTTCAATTATATAGTTGTTGTTAATTTAACAATCACCGGGAAATGGTCAGAAGGCCATACCCCTTCCCACTGTTGACGATCAATAATTACTTCTTCTATCTGAAAAGAGCTATCGCAATATATAGTATCAATAGCATCCCAGGCTTCACCCGTAAAATCGTGAAAAGTTTTCTGTTGTTCTAGGGGAAGTGTAGCTAGAGGATCTTGTAATTTTTTACCATTTTCCAGAGGTAATAGGAAATTTTGCCGTTCTGGACTGTCAGGATTAGCATTAAAATCTCCCATTACCAAAAAATAGTTTTCCGGTGTAAATTTACCTAATCGTTGATGAATTAAATTTGCACTTAACTCTCTAGATTGGGGATTTTCATGATCTAAATGGGTATTTAATATTGTTAAAGAAACACCAGGATTACTAACTGCAAAATTAGCCCAAGTAGCCATCCGTGGTAAACGAGTTCCCCAAGTAATACTACCAGGAATTTCTGGAGTATCACTGAGGTAAAAATCTTCAGTTTGTTGAAGTTTTAAATATTGTGGTTGATAAAAAATTGCACAGTGTTCACTTGTTCCTGTACCAGTGCGATCGCCCCCAATAATGTTATATTCCGGTAACAGGGCTTGTAAATCAGCCAGTTGATGAGATTTACCCTCCTGTGTACCTAGTAAATCCGGTTTGTAGTGTTGGATTAAAGAAGCGATCGCCCCCACACGCTTTTGCCACTGACGCACCCCTGGATCTGGTTTGTCATAGCGGAGATTAAAAGTCATAACAGTAATTTGCATAAATATTTTTTAGAGCAGATAGTGTAATGAGAAATATTAAAAGAATATCCTGTAGCCGGAAAAAATTAAAGCTTTTATCCGAGGCTTGAGTAGACACGAATCTCAAAAAAGGCTTTGGCTTCAATATCTACCGATTAATAACCTTGATCATCTAATCAAGCCCCAATATCATCACTTGGGTAATGGACGGATGCGACTAAGTTGTTAAGCTATCACAGCAATTATATTTTTCAAAGTTTAAATCGTGGTGTTTTCTGGTGGATCAAACTTATAGCCATAACCCCGCACCGTCTTAATAAACTCCGGCATACTAGAATCAGCTTCCATTTTCTTGCGTAATTGACCAATATGCACATCAACAACCCGGCCATCTCCCACATACTCACAACCCCAAATCTTTTGGATTAGTTGAGTACGACTCCAGGCTTGTCCAGGATGGGTAGCGAGGAAATACAAAATATTAAACTCCAAAGCGGTTAAGGCCAAAACTTTATTATTGAGTGTTACCTCTCGCGCTTCTGAGTTAATAGCTAACTGGTTAAAAGTGAGGCGTTGTGAGACACCAGGTTGGATATAACGAACCCGTCTTAATAGGGCTTCTACCCTAACTTCCACCTCAGCTAGACTAAATGGTTTAGTTAAAAAATCATCTGCCCCAGCAGCCAAAACTTTAATTTTATCAGCTTCATCATTGCGACTGGTAAGCATCATGACTAAGACATTGGTACGACTTTGCATTTCCTGGCAAAGTTTATAGCCATTTGCATCTGGTAAATTCCAATCGAGAATCACTAAAGCCGGATTTAATTTTTCAAAGGATATAAGCGCAGTTTTACCATCTGGGGCTGATTCTATTTCATATTTCCGACTCAAAAAACGCTGGATGAGATTGCGGACACTGGCATCATCATCTACAATGAGAATCTTGGATTTGGTTGTGGAAAGCGTATCCATCATAATGCGATCTATTATTGTTTTGGCAATTTGCTGTGATGATAGATGCTGCTGAAATTGGGTTTTTGAAAGTAATTTTACTCTCAATCCCTGGTTACTCATAGCAGGAATGTTAAAAGTCTTTTCGTATCTGATAACGCAGCAGGGATCTGTAGATAAAGCCAAGCTCCGCTAAAGCCATATTTTATAATTACTGAATCTCATCTCCTAGCTAGAAACTGCTATAGCTAAATATTCCATGAAGTTTATGCAAACTTTAGACATCTTACCCTTTAACAGAAGTATAAGTAATGGACAATTTTGGTATTTTTTTAAGATTTTTTTGTATCAATTATATCCAAGAATAAACCAAAGTTCTATATATTCAAAATATTAGATACCCGACTTTTCTAAAAATCGGGTATCTTTTTATTCAGATCAGATTAAGGATTGCTAGAGGAATTTCTGTGAGCATCATCAACAATCCCGCACAAAACTATTAATACTGAGGAACGGAAGCATCTACTTCTTGACTCCAAGCATTAATTCCCCCTTTGACATTTGTACCATTAATACCCGCTTCTTTGAGGATACCCAAGGCTTTGGCTGAACGTCCACCCAGTTTACAATGAGCAATTAAGCGGTGTCCATTGAGTAATTCTTTCACTTTAGCCACACCATCACCATTTTCAATATCTGGTAAAGGGACTAAAACTGAACCAGGAATTTTTGCAATTTCATACTCATGAGGATTACGCACATCTAGCAGCACAAAGTCCTTTGCACCACTATCTAATAATGCCTTCAATTCCTTGACAGTCATTTCTTTAATTTCCATCTGCTGTTTCGCTTCTTCGGCTTTAGCTTGGGGAATACCACAGAATTGTTCGTAATCTATGAGTTTGTCAATAACTGGACGGATAGGGTTAGGACGCAGTTTCAACTCCCGGAATTTCATATCCAAGGCGTTATAAAGCACCAGTCTACCGCTCAGGGTAGTACCATTACCCAAAATAATTTTGACTGTTTCTGTGGCTTGAATAATCCCAATCATTCCTGGTAGAATTCCTAAAACTCCACCTTCTGCACAGGAAGGAACCATTCCTGGTGGTGGTGGTTCGGGATATAAGTCACGATAGTTGGGACCACCTTCGTAGTTAAAGACGGTTGCTTGTCCTTCAAACCGGAAGATAGAACCATAAACGTTGGGTTTATCTAACAAGACGCAAGCATCATTCACTAAATACCGTGTAGGGAAATTATCAGTTCCATCCACAACGATATCGTAAGGACGAATAATATCGAGGGCGTTTTCTGCACTCAGCCGAGTTTCATACAAATCAACCTGACAATGGGGGTTAATTTCATGAATCCGGTTTTTTGCTGATTCGATTTTGGGTTTACCTACCCAGGATGTCCCATGAATAACTTGACGTTGCAAGTTGGAGGTATCCACAATATCAAAATCAACAATACCAATGCGGCCAATACCTGCGGCTGCAAGATATAGCAGCAGTGGTGAACCTAGTCCACCGGTACCGATACACAGGACACTAGCGGCTTTGAGGCGTTTTTGTCCTTCTACTCCCACTTCTGGTAAAATCAAGTGGCGGGAGTAGCGTTCGTAGTCGTCTTTTGTCAACTGGATTTCATCCAGATTGGGATTTAGCATAGCAGTTGTAGAAGTCAGCGCGGAGTATTAATGTTAACTTAAATTTGATAAATTTATTCAGTTCAATTGTCTCGGCTGGAAATTGGTGGTTCTCATTAAAAGTCTAGTTTTACAGTTTACCAGCTTGAACATTTTGTAGGGATAATATCACACAAGACTATTCTAGACAAGTACATATTTTATGCCATTCTGATGGTATAGCGGGATGATCGGAATGGGAATGATAGATCCCAATAATATTTAACTTACTGTTTAAGGGTTATTTAATCTTTTACTTAAATACCAAAAAATATATTGGCAATATGGACTATATTTGCCTTCTGCATCTTTGCTACTCAGTTCTTCTAGTGTCTTTTTGATGGCTTCTTTTGACCAAGTTTTTTTAGTAAACTTTTTATTCAACGCATTAATCACAGTAAATAATTCGGTTTGACGATTATCCTTGAGAGTTTGAAGGTTAAGATTTAAAATTTCATTTAAATCAGAATTGATATTTTCATCATCAGAAGAAATTTTTCCAGTAGAACTATATCTAATCTGATTTTCACAATTTTTACTAGAATCGGCTGGATTAATAGTTATTTCTGCATCACCTTTTCTTGGATTACAATGCTGATTATCCTTTTTGCTACCACGATTACCTGAACAAGAAGCAAGGAGATTTTTATAATTTATTTGTAATTCTGGATATTTACTTTGTGGTTCCCAATGCTCAATTTCCATATTTTCTTCAGATATTCGTCGCATACAATAGCAACAAATATAACCTTGTTCAGTTAGCAATGCCTTTTTTAAAGGTTCTTTTGGATGATATCCGTCATAATTTGCCCCGTCTATTTGTCGGTATTTTAGAAGGCAAGGAGGTTCTATTCCTTTGATAATGCGTTTCATTCTACCCTGTTTAAAAAGTCAATAAGTGTATGAGCTTTGACTATATCTAAATCATTTTCTCCCAATGATTCAGATAACTTTTGCAGTTCTAGTTTAGCTCCTTCTAAGTTATCATTATCTATCATTTCAAAACATTTGTCTATTCTTTCCTGCATTTTTACAGGTCTTTTTTCTACACCCATAACTTCAAACAGAATTGAATTACTGTCTCTCCCAAAAGTGTGGGGTGTAAAGTCTACAATTTTTGAATCTTCTAAAATAAATACGTTTTCTCGGTTCACTTCACTCAAGACTTGGGGTGAATGAGTTGTAACAATAAACTGACAATTTGGGAATGTTTTTCTAAAACTGGGAATGACAATTCTTTGCCATTGAGGATGTAAATGTAAATCTATTTCGTCAATTAATATTATTCCTGTTCCTTTTTCTAGTAATTCTGAAGGATTTGTAATACTAGGATTCAATATTGCTAACCTTCGTGCAATGTCGACTACTATCATTAGTAATGTTTTTTCACCATCGGAAAGTTGATCTAATTTAAAGTTTTCACCATTTTTTTTAATAACTAATGCAGGTTTACTTAAACGACGAATACCACCTTCTCTGTTAGAATTTGCACGCACTATGTGTAAATCGGAAAATTCGGCATTAGGAAAGCCTGCTAGAAATGTTTCTAATGCTTTTCTTATGATTTGAAGACGTGGATTTCTAAAGTCATTATCCTGTGTTAATCTAACTTCATTTTCATATTCTTCTTCTTCTTTAAACCAATATAAGAAATCTCTAAAATCATTTATATTTTCTGAAAAGGCTTTTTGATAACCAATAAGCCGACTTCCATAAGTATTTTCTCTCTCTTCTTCACTCATCTCATTGATGGCTGAAGATTTTATAAATATTCGGTTTGTTTGATAATAAACTATAATTGACAAAGGATAATTATTATTATTATCGGTTTCCATGATCGAATTTTCAATCAAAAAATTGGTTAAATTATCACTATCATCTGTTAGTTTTAAAATTATTTCTTTAATATAATTATCTACTTCTTTATTGTTTGGTTTAAATTGAGTTTTATCTCTATTTTTACCAACTTCCCAGTAGAGCTGATTCTGTAAGTCAACTTTAACACGAGTAGATATAAAAGTCTTATTGAAATTTATGTTAATATCATCGTCTTGCAGATAAAACTCATCACCTGATCTTAATCTAGATACATATTCATATAAAAGTATAGCAATACTATCTAAAATAGATGATTTACCAGAACCATTAGATCCAATGAACACAGTCAAATCAGGAGGAAGCATTAATTTAAGTTCTCGAAAACCTCGAAAGTTTTGTAAATGTAGTTCTTCAATACGCATAATTATAAATAGAAAACAATTGTAAATTTACAATACCAAGAAAATATTAGTTATTCTTCCACCTTTAGATAATTTAATAATTACCTAATCCATTTTCTGTAACCACGGTTTTCAAGGGTTTGTCCCAAGTATCAATAGGTAATTTAGATAAATAAGCAAAGTCAAAAACTACTCCGATTGTTGGTTTTTTAGCCCAATCTGGAGAATTTAACAACCTGTCATAATATCCCCCACCATAACCTAAGCGGTATCCTTGGATATCACAACCCACGCAGGGAACGAGAATTAAATCTACTGACTCGATTTCAATTATTGGCGCTTCGGGGTGTGGTTCTGTAATACCATAACTACCTATATTCATAACGTCTTCAGGTTGCCAAGAATGCCAAACTAGGGATTTATCAACACAACGGGGAAAACCCCAACGTTTGTCAGTGTTGGTATATAGCGAGCTAATATCAGGCTCTTGGCGAAAGCTGAAAAAAGCTAGAATTGTATTTGCTTGATTAAATATAACTGAGTTTTGGATGTTAGTAGTGAGGCGATCGCTCTTTTCTCTCCATTCTAATAATGTCATTGATTGGCGTTTTTTGAGTAGCGTCCGTCGCAGTTCTTTTTTATTTAGTTGTGAATTTATTTTCTGCAAGGCGATTCAATTATTTTGAATTTTAATTAAATTGGCGCTTAGAAACCGCGTCTACACAGGCAAAACCCAGATAGTGCGTGGGTTCAAATTTTTTATCTTTGTTTAGGGACTTCCAAATAAAAAAATGTCCCAAAACAGACGCAAAAATTCTCTCTCTGTGTTCTCTGTGCCTCTGTGGTTCGTTTATTGGGATAATTTATTTCTTGGAAGTCCCTTAGTCCGCGAAGGCGGACTTTGTTTGTGTAGCCGCGAATTCTATTCGCCGGGACTATTATGCAGCGTTTTTGCGCCACCAATCAATGGTATTTTTCAAGCCTTCTCTAAATTCTACCTGAGCAGTAAAGCCAAAAGCCTGTTTTGCTCTTTCGGTATCTAAACAACGTC
The window above is part of the Dolichospermum sp. DET69 genome. Proteins encoded here:
- a CDS encoding NAD(+) kinase, with product MPKVGIIYNDIKPIASSVAIELKDKLTAAGWDVYITASIGGILGYSQPDSPVFHTPIEGLTPPGFDSDMKFAVVLGGDGTVLAASRLVAPSGIPMLTVNTGHMGFLTETYLNQLPQAIEQAMAGEYEVEDRAMLTVKVLRGDTVMWEALCLNEMVLHREPLTCMCHFEIAVGRHSPVDIAADGIIVSTPTGSTAYSLSAGGPVITPGVPVLQLVPICPHSLASRALVFPDSEPVNIYPVNIQRLVMVVDGNGGCYVMSEDRVYLERSPYSARFIRLQSPEFFRVLREKLGWGLPHIAKPNSVELP
- a CDS encoding SDR family oxidoreductase gives rise to the protein MTLLIVGATGTLGRQVARRAIDEGYKVRCLVRSPKKAAFLKEWGAELVRGNLCNPQTLTDALTDVTAVIDASTSRATDSLTIKEVDWDGKVALIQAAKAAGVERFIFFSILDADKYPNVPLMEIKRCTEAFLAESGLNYTILRLAGFMQGLIGQYGVPILEKQPVWVTGTSSPIGYMDTQDIAKFAVRALTVPATEKQAFPLVGTRAWSAEEIINLCERLSDRDAKVTRMPIALLRTVQSLLRCFQWGWNVADRLAFTEVLAGGKALNAENMDEVYTVFGLDKQETTTLEAYLQEYFSRIMNKLKQLDYEKAKNKKLKSKKTPFKPSSKANSQ
- the petM gene encoding cytochrome b6-f complex subunit PetM, with amino-acid sequence MGGEILNAAMLSFGLIFVGWAIGALLLKIQGAEE
- the pdxA gene encoding 4-hydroxythreonine-4-phosphate dehydrogenase PdxA → MYQINKRPRLALTLGDPAGIGSEVILKALADPEVTQNCDLVVVGNRNLLTSSYENISKNIDNSLALVNPAELSIVDVPNVGEIIIGVGNAASGAASFAYMEYAIAQTLAGEFDGIVTGPIAKSAWKAAGYNYPGQTELLAARAGVDRFGMLFVGRSPFTGWTLRAILATTHIPLCQVAATLTPQLLTQKLDLLMECLEDDFGIKNGRIAISGLNPHSGEMGQLGTEEIDWLIPWLELERQKRPHFQLEGPIPPDTMWVKPGMAWYGNSPIQNPADAYLALYHDQGLIPVKLMAFDRAVNTTIGLPFVRTSPDHGTAFDIAGKGIADATSMKAAIQLAMELVKQR
- a CDS encoding nucleotidyltransferase family protein; this encodes MGIEELLLPFREEILKLATKYGAYNLRVFGSVARGEATPDSDVDFLVELNPQTSLFDYISLQQDLASLLGRKIDIAEPDNLHELIKDQILKEAVIL
- a CDS encoding DUF86 domain-containing protein, encoding MKNERLYLSNIQECIERIEEYTKGGKEEFMQTKMIQDAVIRNFEIIGEATKRLSPELRNNYVNVPWQQMAGLRDVLIHDYLKVNVNLVWQIIEQNLSDLKIQIIAILNDLP
- a CDS encoding endonuclease/exonuclease/phosphatase family protein, which produces MQITVMTFNLRYDKPDPGVRQWQKRVGAIASLIQHYKPDLLGTQEGKSHQLADLQALLPEYNIIGGDRTGTGTSEHCAIFYQPQYLKLQQTEDFYLSDTPEIPGSITWGTRLPRMATWANFAVSNPGVSLTILNTHLDHENPQSRELSANLIHQRLGKFTPENYFLVMGDFNANPDSPERQNFLLPLENGKKLQDPLATLPLEQQKTFHDFTGEAWDAIDTIYCDSSFQIEEVIIDRQQWEGVWPSDHFPVIVKLTTTI
- a CDS encoding response regulator transcription factor, producing MDTLSTTKSKILIVDDDASVRNLIQRFLSRKYEIESAPDGKTALISFEKLNPALVILDWNLPDANGYKLCQEMQSRTNVLVMMLTSRNDEADKIKVLAAGADDFLTKPFSLAEVEVRVEALLRRVRYIQPGVSQRLTFNQLAINSEAREVTLNNKVLALTALEFNILYFLATHPGQAWSRTQLIQKIWGCEYVGDGRVVDVHIGQLRKKMEADSSMPEFIKTVRGYGYKFDPPENTTI
- the moeB gene encoding molybdopterin-synthase adenylyltransferase MoeB codes for the protein MLNPNLDEIQLTKDDYERYSRHLILPEVGVEGQKRLKAASVLCIGTGGLGSPLLLYLAAAGIGRIGIVDFDIVDTSNLQRQVIHGTSWVGKPKIESAKNRIHEINPHCQVDLYETRLSAENALDIIRPYDIVVDGTDNFPTRYLVNDACVLLDKPNVYGSIFRFEGQATVFNYEGGPNYRDLYPEPPPPGMVPSCAEGGVLGILPGMIGIIQATETVKIILGNGTTLSGRLVLYNALDMKFRELKLRPNPIRPVIDKLIDYEQFCGIPQAKAEEAKQQMEIKEMTVKELKALLDSGAKDFVLLDVRNPHEYEIAKIPGSVLVPLPDIENGDGVAKVKELLNGHRLIAHCKLGGRSAKALGILKEAGINGTNVKGGINAWSQEVDASVPQY
- a CDS encoding TIGR02646 family protein, translated to MKRIIKGIEPPCLLKYRQIDGANYDGYHPKEPLKKALLTEQGYICCYCMRRISEENMEIEHWEPQSKYPELQINYKNLLASCSGNRGSKKDNQHCNPRKGDAEITINPADSSKNCENQIRYSSTGKISSDDENINSDLNEILNLNLQTLKDNRQTELFTVINALNKKFTKKTWSKEAIKKTLEELSSKDAEGKYSPYCQYIFWYLSKRLNNP
- a CDS encoding AAA family ATPase: MRIEELHLQNFRGFRELKLMLPPDLTVFIGSNGSGKSSILDSIAILLYEYVSRLRSGDEFYLQDDDININFNKTFISTRVKVDLQNQLYWEVGKNRDKTQFKPNNKEVDNYIKEIILKLTDDSDNLTNFLIENSIMETDNNNNYPLSIIVYYQTNRIFIKSSAINEMSEEERENTYGSRLIGYQKAFSENINDFRDFLYWFKEEEEYENEVRLTQDNDFRNPRLQIIRKALETFLAGFPNAEFSDLHIVRANSNREGGIRRLSKPALVIKKNGENFKLDQLSDGEKTLLMIVVDIARRLAILNPSITNPSELLEKGTGIILIDEIDLHLHPQWQRIVIPSFRKTFPNCQFIVTTHSPQVLSEVNRENVFILEDSKIVDFTPHTFGRDSNSILFEVMGVEKRPVKMQERIDKCFEMIDNDNLEGAKLELQKLSESLGENDLDIVKAHTLIDFLNRVE
- a CDS encoding 5-formyltetrahydrofolate cyclo-ligase gives rise to the protein MQKINSQLNKKELRRTLLKKRQSMTLLEWREKSDRLTTNIQNSVIFNQANTILAFFSFRQEPDISSLYTNTDKRWGFPRCVDKSLVWHSWQPEDVMNIGSYGITEPHPEAPIIEIESVDLILVPCVGCDIQGYRLGYGGGYYDRLLNSPDWAKKPTIGVVFDFAYLSKLPIDTWDKPLKTVVTENGLGNY